The genomic window agagggtggggctcaagctgcatccctgtctcaccccctggCCCTGAAGAAAGATGTTTATTgacaattttaactgcacacttgtttgtgtacatggattttataatgccatgttttcccccaacactgctttccatcaatttgtatagcagaccctcatgccaaattgattcTAAAGCTTTTTTTGAAATCAACCAAGCATGAGAAGACTGCTTTTGTTTGTCAATAAGGGTCTCTCTCgcgcttcctccctctctctcttgctctctgatAATACACTCATCTACAGTCTTGTAACCATACCAGAAGAGAAATGGTGAAATAGTAACAACCTTGTCATGCATGCCTTTTCCTAACATTTTAATCATGGTCATAATATAGGCCTAGTCAACTTGTGAGTGGATTCCTTATGCGTTTTGGGTGACATGTTGTTTCCTCCCTCTTGTGTCTCGTACAGTAAATGTGGCTCCTTCCCCCCTGAGAGCTGTCTGTTCAGTCTGATCGGGAACGTCGGAGGCTTCATGGGTAAGAAGAGCCTCttctccatcccaaatggcaaactATTCACGATTTAGTGTACTatttttgacctgggcccatagtgcactacttttgaacagagaccTATGTTGGGAttaatatggtgtcatttgggatgcagccctctTCTGTCATCACTGACAATAAGCTGTGCCCTTTGTATCACCCATCAGTGATGTATTGGAGGTcaaaggaaaaatccacccaaaaccactcattcctttaatttacagtgttaaataacactttttttttggcgaacaaatgtttcattttgctgTTATAAGTTTGGTAGTAAAATGGTTGTGACAATCTGTAGCAGCTCAAGCCTactacaaaatccacaatgcaatgATTGCtctatgggctggctggctggctaggtagctagctagctaacgtagcttCATGCAATAAAACCAAAGACATTATCAGCATGTAACGTAGGTAGTTAGTGCAGTTTGACTTTACCGCAATAAATTTAGGActctacaatctcaccatgttcaacctgcagattgATGTGCCTCAGAGTGGAGTCTAACATTCGGAACGGCAGAAACTTTGCCCATGCTACGTCAATGGGCGCTCGCTGAAACCCAACATTAGCACGAATTTCTGCAACaagtacaacattacaaatcttttctcagatgtgagataattaacttgccatctggatggtcttcagagattagatttgagggtagctgaaggatgggattaaaaacaaaatatgactattgtaaAATGcattgtctgtaaaatgtatgtagaagcctaagtgttgttgtccattattTTACTctaattaggggaggggtggtaaggTTAGGAGAAAATAAAGGAAAATTATAACaaaaagtgtatatacagtaccagtctcaATGTgggacacctacttattcaagggtttttctcttTTTACtattctgcattgtagaataatagacatataaactttgaaataacacatggaatcaggtagtaaccaaaaaagtgttaaacaaatcaaaatatatttgagattcttcaaaatagccaccctttgccttgatgacagctttgcacttggccttctctcaaccagctttacctggaatgcttttccaactgtcttgaagggttcctacatatgctgagcacttgttggctgcttttccttcactttgcggtccaactcatcccaaaacatctcatttgggttgaggttgggtgacttTGTGGAGGctaggttatctgatgcagcactccatcactctccttcttggtcaaatagcctttacacaacctggaggtgtgttgggtcattgtcctgttgaaaaacaaatgatagtcccactaagcgcaaaccagatgggttggcgtaacgctgcagaatgctgttagccatgctgattaagtatgccttgaattttaaataaatcactgacagtgtcattagcaaagcatccccacaccatcaaacctccatgcttcacggtgggaactacacatgcagagatcatccattcgcctactctgcgtttcaaagacacggcggttggaaccaaaaatctaattttgactcatcagaccaaaggacagatttccaccagtctaatgtccattgctcatgtttcttggcccaagaaagtctcttcttattggtgtcctttagtagtggtttctttgcagcaattaaaccatgaaggcctgattcacgcagtctcctctgaacagttgatgttgtctGTTACgtgttgtctgttacttgaactctgaagcatttatttgggctgcaatttctgaggctggtaactctaatgaacttatcctctgcagcagatgtaactctgggtcttcctttcctgtaatGGTCctcagagccagtttcatcatagcgcttgagggtttttgctattgcacttgaagaaactatcaaagttcttaattttctgaattgactgaacttcatgcctttaagaaatgatggactgtcatttcttctctttgcttatttgagctgttcttgccataatatggacttggtcttagccctatttggtaaatcttctgtataccactcctaccttgtcacagcaaaattgattggctcaaacacattaagaaggaaagcaattccacaaattaacttttacaaggcacacctgttaattgaaatgcattccaggtgactatctcatgaagctgattgagagaatgccaagagtgtgcaaagctgtcaaggcataGGGGGACTACTTTGAAgagtttaaaatatattttgatttgtttaacactttccgTATGTGTCATTTTTGGcatcttcactattctacaatgtaaaaaaggaaagcccttgaatgagtgtgtCCAAACTGGTACTGTGAATGGGGGAtttgaaatgatgcagacaattacgtTGCATATAGATTATAGTTTACatcaatattaaagctgatctaccccctagaAAAAAATTACTTGACATCTGTAGTGTCGTATAGCTTTAGAATCGTGACAATACGTACTTTCAAGGAAAATAGCACTTTTTTTACATATacactgactttgagaagggattgcatgatgattagcttagcaaccgcgtgacgcagcatgacaacaTAAAagcgattggtcgacagtctgctgggtgggcgtaatattttttttttttatctcagtaGGAATATCGCCAAAATATGATCATTGGCTCATTCGAGAGGTtggttgtttgtgcaacagtgcAGATAATACTTTTGCTGTGTCATGGTGATAATGATCTGAAGGTGGTGATTTAAATACCTAGAATGTATATTTATCcgtttttttttgtcattggtGTTAAGAAATATCACCTCACATAATCTCCTTTTTAGTACATTATCACCATGACACAGCAAATGGGTGCTGAGTCCACAGGTATAATGTGAACTTTTatcaaaacaaatatttaaaagaATTTCCTATATAGGCCTAACTGATCTTGTCTGCCTGTCTAGATGGATTTATATAGCAAATCGGTGTATGCCACTAGTCAGCAGTATGTGCAGAAGGGCTTGAAATGGGCTCTGGTCTTCAATCAATAATGCATGTGGCCTTTCCGCCATTATTGCCATCCCCTTTTATCATCCATGACCTTTCTCCATTACTTCCTGTTCTGTCTTATTTATCACCACTCACTCTGCTGCCGTTGTCTGCGCTCCTCTTCATcccatctctcttgctctccccccAGTGGTGATGGTGTGCCTTCTGCGCTATGCCCAGGTGATTGAGCACAGCCACGGTTGCTGGATTAACACCAACGCCCTGTTGTCTGGCTGCACCAACGCTGTAGGACTGGTCATGGTGGGAAACTTCCAGGTGATTCACTCCAATTCTTCtctagacatacagtacatcttgATTCCATATCTCTGCTACCAGTCCCTCTCCAGCTGTGACTGTATTATCCCAATGACTTGATGTCAATTAAACCCCACCATGATTTTTCATTTTGgtcttttagcagacactcttatccagagcaacttacagttttGTCAATTATCAAGTGGTGGCTATATTCTCCTGCTGATTCCCTGTGTTGTCTAATATGTGTCTATTGGTTAAAAACAAGGGGTGTGGGTGGGCAGGAGtgggtgttacaggctttggtttttctatttatgttttgaggttggactttagcacgtatagctcgttagcacatgGTGTCACCTCATCAGTCAGTATGTTACATCTGTGCTGGTTGCTATCccattagtgggaaggtgtttcacctgtgttgGCCAAGGTGCTATTTAGGAGTGGCTGGCCCTGTGCTCCAGGCGAGCTTGAGAGATGTTGGGGAGAGCTACACTTCATGTAAGCTGAGGTGTGGTTTTGAAAGAAGCCTGAGTTttggtgtttttttgttttgctcCATATTCTTTTTACTCCCTAtcctgttttattttattttttttgtctttttggaGGCAAACCTAGTGGGCatccatggtgggtgtctttttaaaaaaaaattttttataaCCCCTTACTAGTGGGTTTGCCAACTCAGTGTGCACCCACATGGGTGCCTTTCAGAACCCGTTTCTGTTTTGGTTGTTAGTTATTTTCTTTGTTAGCTCCCTTTTGTTGTGAGCGACGTTTGTGAGTTTGTCTTGTGGGCGGGTTCAGGGGGACAAGCAATGGAATTTGGGTATTCGGAGCGGCTTCACTTGtatataaaaatgtatgttttcaatctcaaaaaaataaataaatggattaACATGTTTTACCCCCCTCCCTGGGCAGGTTGACCATGCCAAGTCTCTGCACTACGTTGGCGCGGGCGTGGCATTCCCTGCGGGTCTGCTCTTCGTGTGCCTGCAGTGTGTTCTCACCTACCGGATGGCCATTACCGCCCTCGACTACTGGATGGCACACGTCCGCGTGGCGCTGGCCGCAGGAGCCCTGGTCTCACTTGTCCTTAGTATCCTTCTGGACTCGCTGGGATTGGTGGAGGGGTGGGGGTAGGTTACTAGATATTGGTCATAATGGATTCCACCATTTAATAAAAGGTGACTGATCATGTCACCATAGCGTCATGTAATTTCAATCAAACACAGTTGATGTGTAATTTCTCTTCTGTATTGAAGCCTTGCAATGGCTAGTCTGTGAAACCGCGTAAGCGGTAGTCTAGTTCCTGTCAGTCGTCTGTGATGAATggggctctggacaaaagtagtacactacatagtgTAGTGACGTGACTTTCATTAATGGGATGACAGTTGATTCGACAAATAacaatgtttaattgttacccaaaatATTAAATTGATCAATTAActattaactcattaggaatttggggcaccacggaagaagttgtttacagagttaccatctcccgaatgaAACTCAATTTGTGTTATATCGATAAGTTATTAATCATTACTTCATAttagtctcattctgaacgttgcAGACTTCttgaatctgcacaaacccaagTCTTACTGATCATTCTGTACCAcacattgatttgatttatttactaactaaatgaTAACGCAGGATATACACGCACGGGTTATTGATTAGAAACTTAATACGATGAAAATGGATCCCTAGCGGACTAACACAATATGACACTTGTTAAAAAAGATAGAGTTAAGGCGAGACAACACTTGGATTTATTTGGAAACTATGCTCACAGTAATCCTAataccttgccccgaactgccaccCGTTTTGGGTAAGCAGTAATGCATGTATTTACATGTTGAATGTCTTCCTTTGACTTGTATCTCTGTTGGACCCAGGCCTTAAAGGGTTCGATTGGGCCTTCTCCTTAGTTTGTAAGTGTAACGCTCTAATTGTCCACAAGAGGTCACACTGTCCTTCTCCTTAGTTGTCTGTTTACTTTCACTCGTTCTGGAAGagtggtcttctgaggacagctaatcagctgtgTCGATGATCCCCAGAGTTGTGATGAGAGCAGTGTAGTTGACGATGATTTGAAGAGAATAACCggatggtcctacttaaattcACTTTCTTAGATACAGTACTTACAACAGCTACTCAACTGTAACATTGATTGTTAGAGGCTACTTTGTTGTCTTCAACTCGTGTTGATTTTCAGGGTCGTGACCCAATGGAGACCTAGCTGCAGCTTGAGTCCTAGTCtggtatgttaattcttaactcagTCTTTTATACACAATGTTAAAAAGGAGCATTTCCGTCATACTGACACGCTCTCTGAGCTCCCTCGGGCGTGGCTAGTTATGGGCCAAAACAACATCAAAAACGATGATCTCCTTAGAAAACTAgtcacattcctatcttaacaaaaatattCTCTTCATCCTTTATTTCCTACACAACGTAAAGGATGTAAACCTGATATACACAGTGTGAAAGCTCTTCAAGTTACAATATTTTTGTTATATCGCTTTTGTACCTTTCTTTTAATGATAGACATTCATTTCCCATATTCCATCTCATCATTCTCCACATTTGGATGTTGAAATGTATTGTCCCAGTGTTCACTTTTGGACGTTAGTTTTTGGGTGGCAAAATGTCCCTGTAACAGAGACATTCCAATCCCCCATACTAGAGACCAAAAAGAGTCGTCTGGTGCATAGAATTTACGATTTggtgtgaggtgtcataaaacccccaaaCCAATCCCTTCTCCCCTCTGCGGGTGAGAGGGATCTGTAGAAGTTGCTCCATTGTAACCTGATCTTTGGGTcgtcacaggagagtcatgacagagtgccatttgggacacatccatagATGTATTGATGTGGCCTTTCTTCCTCCATCGATGGGGCTGTTGCATCTCCTTAACTCTTTCCCAGGTGGTATCTTCTTCATCCACGAGAGCTTTGTTCTCCAGCACGCAGCAGCCATCTGCGAGTGGGTCTTTACCGTGGACATCCTTGTCTTCTACGGCACCTTCACCTACGAGTTTGGCACGGTCACCAACGACACCATGATGGTTGGCCTGCAGCAGACCCACCACCACTCGGGGGTCATGATGGGCGGCACAGCCGGGGCCATGTCGCTGAGCATGGGAGCCAAGGGCCTAAAGTCCCCTGGAGGAAGCAGCACATCCACCCATCTCAACTGCACCCCAGAGAGCATAGCCATGTTGTAGCTCTGCTGGGGTCAAGGAGATCACCACACAGGCAGCAGGGGTCAATGATGGCACTGgccagccagagggaggagaCAAGACATTGAAAATCACAAGATATGATTGACACACCGGGTCGGTATTGCTGTATTGGGTTTTTGTGTTTTAATAAGCCATCCGCTTCTCCACTACGGTCGAATTTCCTTCGCTTCACACTTACACAAAGAATAAATATCTGGGATGATGAGGGGCGATGATGCTGTGACTGTTTCCAAGATGGCTACTGGCCTCCCTGCACACTGTCATGATACCGTCTTTCTTAAAGATCAGTGTTTGAACGGTCACTGAGGCTTTTGCCAGTGTTCATCCTTGTCATGTTGGGATGACGGACACAAAATAAGGTTTATTTTATATGCCAACTTTTTGTTTTTTCTGCCACATTTTACAAACTTCCTCTACCTGGCCATG from Salmo trutta chromosome 9, fSalTru1.1, whole genome shotgun sequence includes these protein-coding regions:
- the LOC115200368 gene encoding transmembrane protein 150A isoform X1 — translated: MLSCWLQASSGITQAVCHPPVLLSCPPCLSSLPVSVPTLSPLSALSSLKPFSPSCFEQRRHTASPMTAWIVLPVSLSAFSITGIWIVYAMAVMNHHVCPVENWSYNVTCTEEMARPGFPKTCCTIQDIPLISKCGSFPPESCLFSLIGNVGGFMVVMVCLLRYAQVIEHSHGCWINTNALLSGCTNAVGLVMVGNFQVDHAKSLHYVGAGVAFPAGLLFVCLQCVLTYRMAITALDYWMAHVRVALAAGALVSLVLSGIFFIHESFVLQHAAAICEWVFTVDILVFYGTFTYEFGTVTNDTMMVGLQQTHHHSGVMMGGTAGAMSLSMGAKGLKSPGGSSTSTHLNCTPESIAML
- the LOC115200368 gene encoding transmembrane protein 150A isoform X3; its protein translation is MTAWIVLPVSLSAFSITGIWIVYAMAVMNHHVCPVENWSYNVTCTEEMARPGFPKTCCTIQDIPLISKCGSFPPESCLFSLIGNVGGFMVVMVCLLRYAQVIEHSHGCWINTNALLSGCTNAVGLVMVGNFQVDHAKSLHYVGAGVAFPAGLLFVCLQCVLTYRMAITALDYWMAHVRVALAAGALVSLVLSGIFFIHESFVLQHAAAICEWVFTVDILVFYGTFTYEFGTVTNDTMMVGLQQTHHHSGVMMGGTAGAMSLSMGAKGLKSPGGSSTSTHLNCTPESIAML